TAAGGGATTTGTAATTTTGTTCAACTGATAAACGGAAAAGGTACGGGTGACCCTGAAACCCTGGTTATAATATAATTTAAAGGCTGCGGTATTATCTTGTAGAACCTCTAGCAGATATTGCTCCACATTTTGCCGGGCTAACACCTTAAGGACCTGTTCAAAAAGGCCGCTTGTGATCCCTTGTTTCCTGTATACAGGTATCACCCCGGTTCCGGTATCATAAGCCGTCAGTTTGCCATCCCACGGACGCAAGCCATTTAAGATAAAGCCTATTGGTTCATGAGCCGAGTTAGAGAATGCACCCAAGGATATCTCGGGTGCAAAGCCTCTTCTTTTCATCATAATTTGAAAATCTGAGAGCGATAAATCTACTTGCACCTGGTAATCAGAGAATGCTTTTAAAAAGGCCTGATGTATTATTGGAAGCTTGGTACTTCCCAGTACTTTAAAGTCCATATTTAACATAGATACTCTTCCCCCTCTGCTTTTACTTTACTATCATTGACTTCAGAACAGAACTCTTTTCTTTCAGCGTAATAGCACGACGGATAAATTGACGGCGAACAATCTTTTAAAGAAAAAAAGCCGTAAGACAATACATCTTACGACTTTTCACAAAAACTAAAATCACTTTATTTCTACAATATCTTATTAAACAGTATAATTATCAAAATAGCCCTGAATATACACAATCGGCGTACCCTTATCCCCACTGCCAGAAGTCAGGTCACAGAGAGAACCAATCAGGTCTGTCAATCTTCTCGGCGTAGTTCCCTGAGCCGCCATGGAATCTCCCAGATCGCAGTTCTTGTTCTTGATGTATTCCGAAATGGCCGCCTTCAGTTCATCACCGCTCAGATGGGCAAAATCGTTATCCGCCAGATACTTAATCTTTACTTCATTAGGGGTTCCCTCCAGCCCTTCGGTATATCCCGGAGACACCACCGGATCAGCCAGTTCCCAAATCTTTCCTACCGGATCCTTGAAAGCGCCATCTCCATAAACCATCACCTCAATCGTCTTTCCGGTCTTTTCCTTAATCTCTGCCTGCACACTCTTGACAAACTCTGTGCAATCGTTAGGGAACAGCTTGACCGTATCCTCTGTAGCTTTGTTGGAGCCTAAAATGCCGTATCTGCTGTTGAATCCGCTTCCGGACACGCTTTCGTTCAGCAGGTCGTCCAGCCCTAATACAATCTCAGCTCCTGCGTCCCGCAGAATCCGTTTGCTGCGTTCTCTAGTGTGGATATCACAGGTCAACACCTTTTTAGTGTACTGGAGAATAGTCCGGGGATTGTTGGCAAAAATAATCTCTACTTCTGCGCCTGCCTCTTCTATTAACTTTTTGTAATAGTTCACATAGTCCATGCCCGTAAAGGTATGTCTTGATTTGCCGAAGAGCGTTTCAAACTGTTCCTGAGTCAATACATCCGTATACGGATTGATATTCTTTGCATCCAGTAAGTCAACATCTACCAGATGGTTTCCCACCTCATCGCTGGGATAACTCAACATGAGTACAATTTTCTTGGCTCCCTGAGCGATGCCTTTCAAACAGATAGCAAATCGGTTCCGGCTCAAAATGGGGAAAATCACCCCGATGGTCTCCCCGCCCAGCTTCTTTCTCACATCCTCTGCCAACTGGGATATGGTGGCATAGTTGCCCTCAGCCCGAGCGACTACAGCTTCTGTAACCGCCAGCACATCCCTGTCTTGAATTTGAAAATCATGGTTTTTTGCGGCTTCCAGCAATACATTCACTACAATGCTCTTTAAATCATCGCCCTGTCTGATAATAGGCGCTCTTAAACCTCTGGAAATGGTACCTACTCTTCTTTCCATCAAAAACTCCTTCTCCTTTGATAGCTTTCTTTTCTGGTGCTATTCTGATTCTACAATCTTTTTATTCTATAAATTTTTTAAAGAATTCAATAATAAGTTCAGCTGTAAATCGTCGGACTGCTCTTGGTCCTCCTCCTTAGCTGATGCAAAAATCTCCTGCATATCCCACTGGTGGCGCAGCATCTGCAATCTGGCTGCCAGATAAGCCTGCTCTGTGCTCATCTCTGAAAAATCCTGATTCCCCAAGAGCTTGTCCACTCCTGAAGCAGAAGATTTGGCTGACTGCAACGGCTGATTCGGCAGCTGCAAGTCCTCTCCCATATAGCCATATATTTTTTTTATGTAGTTCTGTGTTTCTTTAAAGGGCGGCACCCCTCCATACTTAGCCACGTTGCCCGAACCTGCGTTGTAGGCGGCCAGAGCCAACGTGATATCGCCGTCATAGGCTTTCAACTTCTGAGAAATGTAGTTGGCTCCCCCCATGATGTTCTGCTCCGGATCATAGGCATCCACTACTCCCAAGGCCTTGGCCGTAGCTGGCATCAGCTGCATGATACCCATAGCCCCACATTTAGACACGGCGTTGGCGTTAAAGCCTGATTCCGCCTTGGCCATAGCCTTTAACAGCTCTACCGGCACATCATACGTATCTGCCGCTTTGTTAAAGATGTCTTCCAGACTGCCAGAATCGGTATTTCTCCTTGCGCTTACGTCACCAGAAGTACTTGACAGCCATTGCTGCCGCTGGTTTTCCGGTAAGATTTTATTTAAGGTCTGCTGAAAATCCGGTTCATTTTCTTTGAGCAAAGCCCCAGTGGTCAGACTCAGGCCGCTTCCTTTTCCATATTGACTATTCAGATTGACTCGATCTATGCTCATGTCAAGCTCCTATCCTTGCTACTATAAATGGCCTTTTCTCCTATTGTACCATACTTCATCCGGTTCTCCAAACATTTGTTTTAAGAGGCCATAAAGTATGGTGCAGGCCCATCTCCTGCTTTTACCCCACCATGGTGGCAATACGCAAGGCGAATAACAAGCCGCTAATCCACATGACAGGGGGGATGTCCTTAGCCTTGCCAGAACACAGTTTCAAAAATAACCAGCTGAGGATGCCAAACATGATGCCGTTAGCAATAGAATAGGTGAAAGGCATCATAATCATCCCCATAAATCCGCCGATAGCATCCGCCATGTCTCCTTCAAAGGACATCTTCTTGATGGAGCCCATCATCAGCCAACCCACAAAGATTAAGGCTGGAGCCGTAGCGAAGCCTGGGATAGCCGTGAAGACCGGAGAAAAGAACAGAGCTACAAGAAAGAGTACCGCCGTGGTTACGCCAGTGAGCCCGGTGCGCCCGCCCTGGCCTACCCCAGCACAGCTTTCCATGTAAGCGGTAACCGTAGAGGTACCTAGACAGGCACCTGCCACCGTACCCATAGCATCCGCCATTAAAGCCCGACTGGCTTTGGGCAGCCGCCCCTCTTCATCCAGCAAGTCTGCCTTATCAGCGATGCCAATTAGCCCACCGATGGTGTCGAACAATTCTACAAATAGAAAGGAAAACACAATAACGGTAAACTGAACAGCGTTACTCATGATAAAACTGAAGTCAAAGGCGAAGAGTGCAGGCTTTTCCGGCATAAAACTCATACCGGAAAACTGTGGAATCAACGAGTAATGTCCTGCTTCTGGTTTGATTACATACCAGCCCAGCTGCTGCGCAGCCATGCCGAGCCCCCAGGTGGCCAGTATTCCCCAAAGGATAGGGCATACCACCTTGTAATGCTGGAGGATACAGATAATCAAAAATCCTAAAAAGGCCAAGGCAAAGGGCGCCGAAACCACACTGCCCAAATCCACCAAAGTCGAACTGCTAGCCACCGTTATGCCCGCATTGCTGAGCCCGATTAAGGTGATAAAAAGGCCAATCCCCACCGTTATTCCGTATTTTAAGTTCTTCGGTACGTCGTTGATGAGCTTTTCCCGGAATCGGCACAGAGTTAACAAAATAAATACCAATCCTTCTACAAAGACCGCGGCTAACGCAATCCGCCAGGGATCTTGTATTCCCTGCTGAGCTAAGGGGATACACACAGAATAGGTAAAATACGCATTCAAGCCCATGCCAGAAGCCAGGGCGATAGGATAATTCGTAAAAAGGGCCATAATTAATGTGCCTACCGCTGCCGATATGGCCGTCGCGGTGAAAACGCCTCCGCTGTCCATGCCTGCCTGAGCCAGCATACTGGGATTAACGGCCAAGATGTAGGCCATGGACAAGAAAGTGGTTACACCTGCGGTGATTTCCGTCTTTACATCTGTATTGTGTTCTTTTAGTTTAAAAAATCGTTCCATATCTATTCCTTTCAATCTACTGATGAAAAAACAATCCTTACCGATTTTGCTCTAATTGAAGAATTTTGTCAATATAATTAATTGTCCTCATGCCGTAAGGAATAGTAATTATATCTTCTCAGACAAATCTGAACAGATTATGAAGTTTCCTGGTCAGTGGTGGCGGCAGGTTCAAAACTATGGTATAATTTTTTATCCAAACGAAAGCGGCAGACATTGCCGCACACCAAAGACCGAACAAGTTTCCAGCAGCTTGCGCTGCTGCGGATTAAAAAATTTTACGTCGCGCTTGCAAGCGCCCTTCGGAGGTAATATCGTGTCAGACTTTATGAGTAATATAGGCGAAATCCTAGGGGATTTCTTCTCTCGCACCGGAGAAGTCCTCCGCTATGTCTTCGGGTGGCTGTCGGACAACCCTACTACGGTGGGGGATTGGTACGGCGGCCTTGTCCGCTGGATCTTCCCTGTACTGGCCCTAGGCATCCTCTTATCTGTACTTCGCGACATGCTTCGGGTGAAGAACCCTGCGGAGACCTGGGGCTATCTGGTATCATCGGAATTGGGTAAATTTCCAATACGTCATTGGGAGTGTACGGTGGGCCGGGCTCGTCACTGCGACTTGATTATCGACTTTCCCACCATCTCCAGAACCCAGTGCTCCTTAATTCGAGATGATAATGGCAATTGGCAGGTTTACAACCTATCCGAAAAAAACCCAATTCTCTGCAATGGCAAACCAGTGATAGATTCCGCCCCCTTGGGTCCGGGAGAGACCATCATGCTGGGTGGTGTCATTCTGACCTTGGAGCCGATTTCCGAGGCGGAGCACGAAGTCCAGCAGCAGAACCGGCTGGCTCAGAGCCGTCCTGCCCCCCCTTGGAGTTCTTTCGCCATGCTGACAGTCTTTCAAATTCTGACGGTAGGCCAACTGCTCATCACCAGGCCAGAGCACGCAAATACCATCCTTCTTTGCTACAGTGTTCTGCTAGGGGTCATGTGGACTTATGTACTGCTCTCCAAAATCGCCAAACGAACGGGCTTTGAACCGGAAATTCTGGCATTTTTCGCCTGTACCTTAAACTTAGCTGTAACGGCCTCCTCTGCCCCCGGCTCTCTGATTAAACAAACCATCACCATCCTCATGGGCATCGGACTCTTTCTGGGATTAGGCTGGTTTCTGCGAGATCTCAACCGAACGGTAAAGGCTCGTTATCTCATGGCCGGAGCCACCGCGGGACTGCTGCTCCTTAATTTAATTTTTGGCTCCGTGATTCACGGAGCTCAAAACTGGATATCTATTGCCGGCATCTCCGTACAGCCTTCGGAGCTGGCCAAGGTGACCTTTATTTTTGCCGGGTGCGCTACGTTAGACCGGCTGTTTGTCAAGCGAAACTTATGGGGCTTTATGCTCCTTTCCGGGTTTTGTCTGCTGGCCTTGGCTATTATGAGCGACTTCGGCACGGCGGCCATCTTCTTTGTGGTATTTCTCGTCATCGCATTTCTTCGATCGGGGGATTTTGCCACCTTATCGCTGATCTGCGGCGGAGCGGTAGCCGGAGGCGGTCTGATCCTGCGATTTAAGCCCTATATCGCTTCCCGATTTTCCGTCTGGGGCCATGCCTGGCAAAATGCGACCGGCTCTGGCTACCAGCAGGTTCGCACCATGTCAGCAGCTGCCAGCGGGGGGCTCATTGGTGTAGGTGCAGGAAACGGTTGGCTGCACAACATTGCTGCTGCCAACACCGATCTGGTCTTCGGCATGCTCTGTGAAGAATGGGGCCTGATTATCGCCTTATTGGCGGTAGCCAGCATCGTGACCTTGTCCATCTTCGCCTTTCGGGTAACTAAAACAGGGCGTTCAGCCTTCTACACTACGGCAGCCTGTGCGGCCACTTCCCTGCTGGTATTTCAGACAATCTTAAACGTCTTCGGTTCTGTAGACCTGCTGCCTCTCACCGGGGTGACCTTTCCCTTCATCTCCTGCGGCGGTTCCAGCATGATTAGTTCTTGGGGGCTTCTGGCCTTTTTAAAAGCTGCCGATACCCGGCAGAATGCCAGTTTCGCTGTCCGCAGCCTGCCCAATTTAGGTGAAGAACTGGAGTCAGCTAACAGCATGGAGACTGGATTCAACCCATTGTTTGATATGGCCGGCGGAATGCAACCCGAGGCTCAGCCTTTATCCAGTGCGCCAGACCCAATTGATTCCTTCCTACAGCAGTTTGACCGCTTGGAGGAAGGTACTGATCGTTCAGCGCCTCACACCCAGGAAATCGATGATTTTCTCCGTCAATTTGGTCAGCCTGATAGGGGAGAGGAGGAAAACAAATGAAAAAAATAACATCTCGCACCATTGTGTGTTTCCTGCTGGCCCTGGTGCTGGTGGCCGGAACAGTACTGTTTACCTTTAAATTTTTTGCAGAGGGCAACACCTGGTCTGCCTTTTCTGCCAACCGCCATCTATACACCCGTGATGTCTTGAATACTGGTCGAATCCTGGACCGAGACGGAAACGTTTTGGCCGATTACGACGAAAGCTCCCAAGGATGGACCTATGGAGCCAGCTCCTCCCTCCACAAAGCTACCCTTCACGCAGTAGGGGATTCCAGCGGGATGATCGGCACCGGTGCGATGACTCGGTTTGCCGATAAACTGACTGGTTACAATGTTATTACCGGGGCGAAACCGATTTTTCCAGGAGGACGGGATTTGTACCTGACTTTAGATGCCGACGTCTGCCAAACGGCTTACAAGGCTCTGAACGGCCGAAAAGGCACCGTAGGCGTATATAATTACAAGACGGGACAAATCATCTGTATGGTCAGTGCCCCCACTTACGATCCCGCTGACAAGCCTACGATCAAAGACGATGATCATCGATATGAGGGCGTCTACATCAATCGGCTGTTGTCTGCCACCTTCATTCCCGGCTCCACCTTCAAGCTGGTTACCGCAGCGGCAGCGCTGGAACAGATTGACGGTATTCAGGAACGGACTTTCCACTGCACCGGGCAGGTCACCATCGGCGATCAGGTTATCACCTGTCCTACTGCTCACGGAGATCTGACGCTGGGGCAAGCGCTGGCTGCCTCTTGCAATTGCACCTTCGGTCAGTTGGCCGCCGAACTTGGCAGTGAGCAAATGGAGTCTTATGTAAAAAAAGTTGGCTTGACCGGCAGCCTTTCAGTAAATGGCATACAAACAGCCAAATCCACCTTTGATTTCGTCTCAGGTGGGCAAGGAGAATTGGCTTGGTCCGGTATCGGCCAGGGGAAAGATTTGGTAAATCCCTGCGCTATGATGGTCTACTCTGGTGCTATCGCTGGAGGCGGCACGGCCGCTAAGCCGCAGATTATCTCCCATACAGCCTTTACAAAAGGCGTTCGTACCAGTCTCTACCTGAAACATTCCACCAAAGAATTCATCAGTCCAGACACGGCTGCCACCTTAGCCGATATGATGCGGAACAACGTTATCACCAATTACGGTCAAAGTAATTTCCCGGGGCTCAGCATCGGTGCGAAGTCTGGTACAGCTCAAAGCGACCATTCTGATGAAGACAATGCTTGGTTTACTGGATTTCTCCAGGATGAAAAACATCCCTACGCCTTTGTGGTATTGGTAGAGGGCGGCGGCAGCGGCAGTAAGGTGGCCGGCAGCGTGGCCAATGCAGTGCTTCAAGCTGCGGTAAAAGCCGACTAATTATAAAGGAGACATGGCATGGAACTAAAATTTCAACATCTGCATAAAAAAGCCATCGGCTGTATGCGGCTTGCATCTGCAATTGGCACGATTATTTTTCTGCTATTGTGCAGTATACCCAAAATAATTTTCTACTTCTTAGATACAGAACTCCCTGCCTGGGCAAACGTTGCATATGCTGCCATTATTGCCATCAGCATAGGATGGATTATCATTACACCTATTATTAGATATAAACGGTATCAATATTATATTGATGACAAGCAGCTTATAGTGATAGAGGGACTTTGGTTTATCACAAAAGACCTTGCTCCTATTGAGCGGGTTCATCAGATTTCCATTCAGCGTGGGCCCATTGACCGAATGTATGGGCTTAGCAAAGTTATTGCAACAACCGCAGGAGGAAATATTGTCATTCGATTTTTAGAAAATCCGATTGCTGAAGAAATCGCAGAAAGCTTAGGCGTTCGTATCGGTACCATCGTAAAGGAACAAAAACAGCGGGGTGATCAACATGCCTGAAGTTCGATGCCATTTTATCTCCGTTATCATGGGCACCTTTAAATCGATTTGGTATATCATCGCTGTGTTTTTTGTTTCTGCTCTAAATATGATAAAAGATTTGAAACTCCAGAACTTCCCGTCAACGATGGCTTTAGTCGGGCTTGGAATTTTCTTCATTGTTATGTTAGTCTGCTTTTTATACCATTTTCTTCGTTGGCGAAGAACCAAAATATATATTGAAGATGAGACCCTGATTATCGCTCGCAAACAATTATCCCAAAGCAAGACGACGGTAAAATTATCTAGTATTTCCACAGTGAATTTGCAGCAAAATCTCTTCGAACGAATATTTGATGTGTATTCCCTGCAATTGGACATTAACTCATCTGCCACCGCAGAAAAAGTAGATTTCCATTTAGTTTTTAGTAAACCGCTTGCCTTTGCTTTTAAGGACCATATCCTCGCTTATATCGATACGGAATCAGACGCCCCTGATGCGGCGTCTGAGCAACAAGCGGAAAACGTGAAAAACAACCAAATTACAGAAGAAACCATCATATCCTTTCGTTTTAAAGAAGTAATCCTTCACTGCATATTGAACTTTTCAATTATCGGATTATTGTCGTCGATTGCTTTGATTGCTGCCTTGCTTTGGACCTTTAATACTGAAACACCGGGGCTTAGCCGAGTAATTATTCCGACGATTTTATCTGCTACCCTTGCAGTTATTCCTTTTATTTATAAAAGTATTACGGCATTTTTGTTATACTACGGATTTACACTTAAAAAGAATGGCGATAAAGTCTTGATATCCTATGGGCTATTTACCAAAAGGCAGTTTACCCTGCCGTTGGATAAGACAAATGCATTGGTTATAAAGCAATCGTTTCAAGCTCGATTTTTCAATTTGGCCTATGGGGAAATCATCAATGTGGGTATGGGAGATTCTACCAATAATCAAGCACCGCTATTTTGCCTGCTTGTGAAACCAGAAACCCTTCAACAAGTAATACGGCAGATTGCACCAGAATTTGTTTTAGATCAAATTCCAGAACGCTCTCCTAAGTCAGCGCTCCTCCCAACTTCTATCCCCTGGTTATTTTTTGGCATCCTGGCAGTCATCGGCTTTACCCTGTTCTTCAAAGGTTGGATTGGATGGCTTATTCTCGCCTTTTTCGCGCTTTGTGCCTACTTATCCAGTATCACCAAAGCCTTGCAGCTATACGAGAATAAGATTAGCATCTCAACTGGAATCTTTCAAAAAAGAACAATCACTGTCTTTTACGGAAAGATTCAAAATATGTCGGTAAAATATGGGCCGATCAGTAATCGGTTAGGCCTTTATAAAGGGGAGGTATCGATTTTATCCTCTATGGAAAACAGGAGTAACAATATCGGCTATTTCCCCAAGGAACGGTTTACAGCAATAGAAAACCAAATTATGTCACATGAAAGCCTTCCCTTGCAAAAGTGATGCGGTGCAGCTAAAAAAGAACCCAACAAGATTAAAGGCCTCCTTGGAAGCCTAGAATTCTTGAGGGTTCTCTTCATTTGTCGGTTACGGGATTTTCCCAGACCGGTTTTTCTATTTACGTTCGCCTACTTAACGCAGTACTGCTCCAGGTATGCCTCCATCCGTTCTTTCATCTGATCATCGATGACAACCTTGCCGTCTACCTCTGCGTTATGCAGCGTATCGATAATCTCCCGGACCGTGACCAGCGGATACGTCTTGATGCCGAATTCTTCTTCAATTTCCTGAATGGCTGTCTTATCTCCCTGTCCCCGTTCCATGCGGTCCACAGAGATAATCAGCCCTTCTACCTTCACATCAGCTGCTGCCATTAGCTGTGGCAGCGTCTCCCGGACAGCAGTTCCCGCAGTGATAACATCTTCTACCATCAGCACAGAATCCCCGTCCTGAAGCTTGTAGCCTACCATTTTCCCACCTTCTCCATGATCTTTTTCCTCTTTGCGGTTAAAACAGTAGTTGATATCCCGGTCAAAATCTCTGGATAGAGCAATGGCTGTAGCGACGGAAATGGGAATTCCCTTGTATGCCGGTCCAAACAAGGCGGCGATATCGTTTTTGATGCGTTCTGCTTTCATATTTTCCACGATACAGCTGGCATAAAATCCACCCAGCTTATCTGCCTGAGCACCGGTTTTGTAATTGCCGGTGTTGACAAAATAAGGAGTCTTTCTGCCACTCTTCGTCGTAAAATCTCCGAAAGTCAATACCCCTGCCCGCACCATAAATTCAATAAATTCCTTCTTGTAACTCATATTCGCCTCCTCGTTGTTTTCTATACATTTTTCTTGGTACAAGTATACCACATATGAGGCGGCTCTGGGCAATTTGCTCTCATTTATTTTTGAATTTCAAACTCCTGAATCCCCATATATCCCGGTGCAATCTCATATTTATTAAAGACGATGACCGGCTTACCTGCCTGATTAATATAGAATTGCTGATCATCGGCAATTGTCTTAAATGCGTCTGCCTCCATGTCTTCCATGGTATCCCAATACATGGCTCCCGGTTCCTTTGCCCGTTCTGCAATCTGTTCCTTAATTTGCTTGTTGGCAATGTCCTTGTAGTCGTCACCCAACAAGTCTTTTAAAGTCAGTTCTTTGCCCGTTTCTAAATCATAATTGTAATAAAACATATCGAAGTAGGCGCTGGCCAGGGTTTCCGTCTTGTATACAGAGAAGGAGAGCACCTTGTCGTTCAGGCATTGCACATTGTAATCTACACTGATTTCTCGCTTCATGTAGTCTTCTTCTGTACCGCCGGTCTCCAAATAGGCTTTTTTGTTTTCTTCCATCATCGCCTTTGTCTCTTCCACCGCAGCGGTTACCTGCTGACGAACCAGATTGTTGATTCGCTGCTGCAAAGCCTTGTCTTTTAATCCCTCAATGCCGGGAATATTCAAATCTGCCACATAGGTATCGTTTTCCTCGTGAATTCTCTCCACCGTAAACACCTTTGCTAAGCTACTTAAAACAGGTATATCCGACACCGTATCAGCAAAGGCCTTGCTGGTGTTCACGCCTAAACCAAATCCTCCTACGACTACCACCATCGCGGCGGCGGCACTTATTACTCGTCTCTTCATCTTTTTCCCCCTCAGTATCCTCTCTCTTTCCTCTTCTTGCAATAGCTCCCTTTCCGCTTTGTAGACAGCTTCCGCCACCCGCTGAGACAACTCCTTGGGAATTGGCTCCTCTTCATAGGCCTTTTGCAGGTCTAATAAATTTTGATCATTCAACATGGCTGACCTCCCCCTCTCCCATCTGACATTTAAGCAGACGAAGCCCCCGATACAACCGACTCTTCACGGAGTTGATATTAGTTTCCAGCAAATCGGCAATTTCGGTCAGCTTCATGTCTTCAAAATAGCGTAGGACGATGACGGTCTTGGTGTCGGCATCCAGCTCTTTCAAAGCCTCCTGCAAGACTAGATGGTCCGCCTTGCAGTCTAAGCTGTCCTCCCCTTCTTCCGGCATTTGTTCCGGGGCGGTGGCTACCAGACGACGGCTTCTCCGCAGTTCATCCAGGCAAGTATTGACCAATATCTTGTAAAACCAGGCCTTTACCTGCTCCGGGTCCTCTAGCCGCTGGTGAGCCTTGATGGCCTTGTAGACGGCTTCTTGAACCATGTCCAAGGCAGTAGCCTGATTTTTTACGTAACTGTAAGCCAGCCTGTACATGCGTTCCTGATTGTCTTCTATAAAGCCCACCAGGGCTTGATACCTTTCATCTTTACATATGGCCATTTTCTTTCTCTGCCTCCCTACACTATTATAACGGAACAGCCTTGCAAAAAGTTTCAGAAATATAACCCAAATACGCAAAAAAAGAGTCTTTTCCTAAGACTCTCTTCTCGATATTTCTCTAAAAATTTCAGTTGTTCTCTCCTTCTACTCCTGTTCCTCCTCGGACCCTTGAATTTTATAGCACCAATACCAGTCATTACAGATGAGACCCATGGCCTCTGCATTGGTCTGTCTTTCCAATAGTTCTTGATAGGTATTAGGTGCTGGCACCATCACTGGGTTGCCCGGCCGCCAGTTAGCTGGTGTAAGCACGTGCTCTGCATCGGTGGTCTGCATGGCCGTGACCAGTCGGAAAATCTCTGGTATGTTTCGACCGTTGGTAAGCGGATACGTAAGGATAGCCCGAATCTTCTGATCCGGATCAATGATAAATACACTGCGAACAGTAGTCTGGGTGCTAACATCCGGTGCAATCATACC
The genomic region above belongs to Aminipila butyrica and contains:
- a CDS encoding PH domain-containing protein is translated as MPEVRCHFISVIMGTFKSIWYIIAVFFVSALNMIKDLKLQNFPSTMALVGLGIFFIVMLVCFLYHFLRWRRTKIYIEDETLIIARKQLSQSKTTVKLSSISTVNLQQNLFERIFDVYSLQLDINSSATAEKVDFHLVFSKPLAFAFKDHILAYIDTESDAPDAASEQQAENVKNNQITEETIISFRFKEVILHCILNFSIIGLLSSIALIAALLWTFNTETPGLSRVIIPTILSATLAVIPFIYKSITAFLLYYGFTLKKNGDKVLISYGLFTKRQFTLPLDKTNALVIKQSFQARFFNLAYGEIINVGMGDSTNNQAPLFCLLVKPETLQQVIRQIAPEFVLDQIPERSPKSALLPTSIPWLFFGILAVIGFTLFFKGWIGWLILAFFALCAYLSSITKALQLYENKISISTGIFQKRTITVFYGKIQNMSVKYGPISNRLGLYKGEVSILSSMENRSNNIGYFPKERFTAIENQIMSHESLPLQK
- the pyrE gene encoding orotate phosphoribosyltransferase, giving the protein MSYKKEFIEFMVRAGVLTFGDFTTKSGRKTPYFVNTGNYKTGAQADKLGGFYASCIVENMKAERIKNDIAALFGPAYKGIPISVATAIALSRDFDRDINYCFNRKEEKDHGEGGKMVGYKLQDGDSVLMVEDVITAGTAVRETLPQLMAAADVKVEGLIISVDRMERGQGDKTAIQEIEEEFGIKTYPLVTVREIIDTLHNAEVDGKVVIDDQMKERMEAYLEQYCVK
- a CDS encoding DUF3298 and DUF4163 domain-containing protein; this translates as MLNDQNLLDLQKAYEEEPIPKELSQRVAEAVYKAERELLQEEERERILRGKKMKRRVISAAAAMVVVVGGFGLGVNTSKAFADTVSDIPVLSSLAKVFTVERIHEENDTYVADLNIPGIEGLKDKALQQRINNLVRQQVTAAVEETKAMMEENKKAYLETGGTEEDYMKREISVDYNVQCLNDKVLSFSVYKTETLASAYFDMFYYNYDLETGKELTLKDLLGDDYKDIANKQIKEQIAERAKEPGAMYWDTMEDMEADAFKTIADDQQFYINQAGKPVIVFNKYEIAPGYMGIQEFEIQK
- a CDS encoding RNA polymerase sigma factor, translated to MAICKDERYQALVGFIEDNQERMYRLAYSYVKNQATALDMVQEAVYKAIKAHQRLEDPEQVKAWFYKILVNTCLDELRRSRRLVATAPEQMPEEGEDSLDCKADHLVLQEALKELDADTKTVIVLRYFEDMKLTEIADLLETNINSVKSRLYRGLRLLKCQMGEGEVSHVE
- a CDS encoding peroxiredoxin yields the protein MNFIMENNLTLGMTAPAFTANSTFGPLSLSDYKGSWLVFFSHPGDFTPVCTSEFIAFAQLNDQFEQINTKLLGLSIDSNPSHLAWVNSIYEVSGVQIPFPIVVDRVGDIAREYGMIAPDVSTQTTVRSVFIIDPDQKIRAILTYPLTNGRNIPEIFRLVTAMQTTDAEHVLTPANWRPGNPVMVPAPNTYQELLERQTNAEAMGLICNDWYWCYKIQGSEEEQE